CGCGTCGTAGAGGGCGCGCGCCCGATCCTCGTCGACGAGGTGCATGGTCCCCTTCACCAGGCCCTGGCGGCCGAGCATCGCGTCGTCGGCGTGGCTCAGCACGTCGACGAGCGCGTTGCCGATGCCGACCACGTCGAGGTCGCCCGGGCTAGCCACGGCGGCGGGCCTTCGCCTTCGGGGGGAAATAGCGGTCCAGCAGCAGCGCGAGGCGCTGCCGCGTGCGCGGCGGGAAGGCGGCCGGATTGGTGATCACCGCGCTGGCCAGCGCGTCGCCGCAGCCCGCGTGGCAGGGCTTGCCCACCCGCGGGATGACCCGCTTCAGCACCACCTTGGCGGTGGCGACGTTCTTCAGCAGGTTCGCCACCACCGCCTCCACGCTGACCGCGGCGTGGGTCTCGTGCCAGACGTCGTAGTCGGTGGCCAGGGCCAGCGTGGCGTAGCACAGCTCGGCCTCGCGGGCCAGCTTGGCCTCCGGCATGTTGGTCATGCCGATCACCGAGACGCCCCAGCGGCGGTAGATCTGCGATTCACCCCGGGTGGAGAACTGAGGGCCCTCGATGCAGATGTAGGTGCCGCCACGGTGCACCCGGGCGCCGGCCTCGCGCCCACCGGTCTCCAGCAGGTCGCCGAGCGCCGGGCACACCGGATCGGCGAGGCCGACGTGGCCGACGATCCCATCGCCGAAGAAGCTCGAGATCCGTCGCTTCGTGTGGTCGTAGAACTGGTCGGGGATGACGAGGTCCAGCGGGTGGATCTCCTCCTTCATGCTGCCCACCGCGCTGACCGAGATGACCCACCGCACGCCGAGCGACTTGAGCCCGTAGATGTTCGCGCGGTAGTTGATCTCGCTCGGGGTGACCCGGTGGGCGCGGCCGTGGCGCGGCAGGAAGACGACTCGGCGATCGCCCAGTCGGCCGGTGCAGTAGGCGTCCGACGGGTGGCCGAACGGTGTCTTGACCCGGACCCAGCGCACGTCCTCGAAGCCCTCGATCTCGTAGAGCCCGCTTCCGCCGATGATGCCGAGCGCGGGCTCGGACGGCCGCGACGCCGGCGCCATCCTCACGCCTCCGCCTCGCCGATCAGGCGCCCCTGGGTGCGGTCACCGCGCGTCTCGCCGATCTCGAGCGTGACCATGCGCCGGCCGAGTCCGTCCGGCCCGTCGAAGAGCACCTCGACGTAGTTGGCGGTGAGTCCGACCAGCCGCCCACTGGCCGGGTCGCGTGCGTCGAGCACCAGGGCCGGGCGCCGCGATCCGGCGAGCGCGCCCCGGAACGCGAGGCCTTTCTCGCGCCCGAGCCGGCGCAGGCGGCGGGCCCGCTCCCGAATGGACGCGGCCGGCACGTGATCGGGCCGGCGCACCGCCTCGGTGCCGCGGCGGTCCGAATACGGGAAGACGTGCAGGTAGGAGAAGGGCAGCGACGCGACGAAGGCGAGCGTGGCCTCGAAGTCCCCCTCGGTCTCGCCGGGATGACCCACGATGACGTCGGCGCCGAGCCCCAGCGCCGGGATGGCGGCGGCGAGGCGCGACACCAGGTCGCGGTACATTCCGGTGTGATACGGTCGCCGCATCAGCCGGAGCACGCGATCGCTGCCGCTCTGCAGCGGCAGGTGCAGGTGCGGCGCGACCGCCGGCAGCGTGGTCACCGCGTCGATCAAGTCCGGCGTGAAGTAGGCCGGCAGCACCGAGGACAGCCGCAGCCAGCCGAGCCCGTCGATCTCGGCCAGGCTCCGCACGAGCCCGGCCAGCGACGTGCGCGGAGAGAGATCCCAGCCGTAGTGGCCGATGTCCACGCCGGTCAGGGTGATGTCGAGGTAGCCCGACTCCACGAGGCCGCGCACCTGGTCGATCACCACCTTCGGCTCCTGGCTCCGGCTGCCCCCGCGGGCCGTCGGCACGATGCAGAAGGCGCAGCGGTGCTGACAGCCGTCCTGGATCTTCACGAAGGCGCGCGAGCGTCCGGCCATGCGGGCGAAGGGGGCGACGGGGACCGTCCGGACGGCCGCGATGTCGCCGACCTCGATGGCCGGCCGCGGCGGCTTGATCAGCGAGCCCAGCAGGTCGGGCAGGCGGTACTTCTCGTGGTTGCCCACCACCAGATCCACGCCCGGAATGGCGGCCACCGCGGTCGGGTCCGTCTGCGCATAGCAGCCCGTCACCACCAGGAACGCGCCCGGGTGCTCGCGGGCGACGCGGCGGATCAGCTGCCGGTCCGAGAAGTCGGCGCGCCCGGTGACCGTACAGGTGTTGACCACGTACACCTGCGCGGCCTCGCCGGACGGGACCACGCGAAAGCCGCCGCGCTCCAGGAGCGCGCCCATCTCCTGCGACTCGACCTGGTTGAGCCGGCAGCCGAGGGTGCCGAGGGCCACCGTGACCGGAGCGGTCACGCGGTGACCTCCTCGCGGAGCTGGCCGCAGGCCGCGCCGATATCTTCTCCCTTGCTCCAACGAATGGTCGCGGTGATGCCGTGCTCGAGCAGGATGGCCTGGAAGGCGAGGATGCGCGGCAGGGACGGCCGGCCGAAGCCCGAGCCCTCCCAGTCGTTGAACGGAATCAGGTTGATCTTGCCTCGGATCCCCTTGAGGAGCCGCACCAGTCGCCGCGCGTCCTCCGCCGCGTCGTTCACGCCGTCGAGCAGCACGTACTCGAAGGTCATCCGCTGGCGGAACGGCAGCGGGAAGCGCCGGCACGCGGCCAGCAGCTCCTCGATCGCGAAGCCGCGGTTGATCGGCATGATGCGGTCGCGGATCTCGTTGCTGGTGGCGTGGAGCGAGATCGCGAGATTGACCTTCAGGCTCTCCTTGGCCAGCCGCTCGATTCCGCTCACCAGCCCCACCGTCGAGACGGTGATGCGACGGGGCGAGAAGCCGAAGGCCCGCGGGT
This genomic interval from Candidatus Methylomirabilota bacterium contains the following:
- the mtnP gene encoding S-methyl-5'-thioadenosine phosphorylase, with the protein product MAPASRPSEPALGIIGGSGLYEIEGFEDVRWVRVKTPFGHPSDAYCTGRLGDRRVVFLPRHGRAHRVTPSEINYRANIYGLKSLGVRWVISVSAVGSMKEEIHPLDLVIPDQFYDHTKRRISSFFGDGIVGHVGLADPVCPALGDLLETGGREAGARVHRGGTYICIEGPQFSTRGESQIYRRWGVSVIGMTNMPEAKLAREAELCYATLALATDYDVWHETHAAVSVEAVVANLLKNVATAKVVLKRVIPRVGKPCHAGCGDALASAVITNPAAFPPRTRQRLALLLDRYFPPKAKARRRG
- the mtaB gene encoding tRNA (N(6)-L-threonylcarbamoyladenosine(37)-C(2))-methylthiotransferase MtaB, with amino-acid sequence MTAPVTVALGTLGCRLNQVESQEMGALLERGGFRVVPSGEAAQVYVVNTCTVTGRADFSDRQLIRRVAREHPGAFLVVTGCYAQTDPTAVAAIPGVDLVVGNHEKYRLPDLLGSLIKPPRPAIEVGDIAAVRTVPVAPFARMAGRSRAFVKIQDGCQHRCAFCIVPTARGGSRSQEPKVVIDQVRGLVESGYLDITLTGVDIGHYGWDLSPRTSLAGLVRSLAEIDGLGWLRLSSVLPAYFTPDLIDAVTTLPAVAPHLHLPLQSGSDRVLRLMRRPYHTGMYRDLVSRLAAAIPALGLGADVIVGHPGETEGDFEATLAFVASLPFSYLHVFPYSDRRGTEAVRRPDHVPAASIRERARRLRRLGREKGLAFRGALAGSRRPALVLDARDPASGRLVGLTANYVEVLFDGPDGLGRRMVTLEIGETRGDRTQGRLIGEAEA